A region of the Caviibacter abscessus genome:
TAAATATACCTTTATTATTTGTTACTGCTCTATATTCATCAACTAACGCAAATTCATAGGCTTTTTGTATCTTTTCTCCTAATTCTTTTTCAACTTTAATTTTACAATTTGCATACGCAACAGAATTTGTTGAATAATTTGAAATTATACTCATTAATCTTTTTGAACTTATATTTTCACAAATTATCGGAGCAATAGTTTCAAGCATAGTGTTTATAATATTAGCACCCATAGCATCAAGTACATCTACATAAAGGTAAACTATTAAAAAATCTCCTTTTTCTTCTACTGTTATTTTTTTTGCTCCGCCACCTAAATTAACTATACTTTCATGTGCTAAATCAGCTAATTTAAGTAATTTTTTTTCATTATCATGTATATATTTTTTTGCTTTTTCTATATCTAAAACATCATAATATGATATTTGACCTATCATATATCGTTTTTCCATACTTGTACTTATATTTCCAACAATTTTAGCACCGTTACTTGCTGCTGCTACAACCGAAGGTTCTTCAACTACCATAGGTATAATATATGATGTATTGTTTATTATAAAATTTGTTGCAACAGAAAATGGCAGTCCATAAACTGAAAGTTGATTTTCTACCATTTTTGATGCTATTTCATTACTTAATATTTTACTTTCTAATAGATAGTTATACGCATTTTCGTCTATTATATTATTGCTTTTTAAAATGTCTAATCTTTGCTCTCTGGTTTTTTTATAAAATCCTTTGAAATCACACATTATTTTTTACCATACTTTCTAACATTATCAAAAACACCCTTAAACCAAATATTATCATTATATTTATTTTCATATAAAATACCATTTTCAACTTTTTCAAAAAAGATATTTTCATATTCTTCAATAGTTATTTTTCTTCTATTATTAAGTAAATTTTGATGATAATTTTTATTTAATACTTTCTCATAACCTTCAACTAAAGTTCCTGAAAAAAATTCAGCAACTGCTCCTGAACCGTAGCTATAAAATCCTATTCTATCATTTGGCTTTAAAGTTTTTGAATTTTCAATAAGCGATAAAAAGTTAAGAAACATTGAACCAGTGTAAATATTTCCAACTTTTTTGTTATATATTATAGAATTATGAAACTCATCATCAAGTTTTTTATTCTCTGGTGCTATTAATTTAAGACCTTTATATCCCAATTTTGGATATGGTATATGAAAACATATTGCTGAAAAGTCATCTATATTTTTATCATATTTTTTGCTGTATCTTTCATATACTTTACATAAAAAATCAAGATATACATCTTTCGATAAAGCCCCGTTTACTACCGGATAACATTCATTATTAGGTCTAAAAAAATCATCTATATCTTTTGTATAATATACTCCGTCAGTTTCAATATCTAATATTCTAGGACTACTGCTTATTAACATAGCAACTGCTCCTGCACCTTGTGTTGATTCACCTGATGACTTAACACCATATTTAGCAATATCACTAGCTACTATTAAAACTTTACTTTCAGGATTTCTTAATATATGATCATATGCAAGTTGTAGTCCTGCCGTTGCCCCATAACAAGCTTGTTTTATTTCAAAACATCTACAATAGTCATTTATTCCTAGAATTTCTTTTATTTGTACTGCACTTGATTTAGAATGATCAAGACCTGTTTCTGTTCCAACTATAATCATATCTATTTTTTCTTTTGTATCATCATCTAAAATTTGTAAACTTGCCATAGCTCCTAAAGTAACTATATCTTGAGTTACTGGTGCTATTGCCATTTTTTCTTGTCCTAAACCTATTAAAAATTTATTTTTATCAATGCCTCTACTTTCAGCTAAATCAGCAATATCAAGATATAAGCTGGGTATATATGCACCTATTCTATCTATACCAATTTTCATTTAAGCTCTCCTCTAGTAAGTAATATTGAGATGCCTTGTCCTCCACCTATGCAAAGACTTGCAATTCCTCTTTTATGCTCTTCTCTTATCATTTCATGTACTAAGCTTACAACTATTCTTGCACCACTTGCACCTATAGGATGTCCTAGTGCTATTGCACCACCATTAACGTTTACTTTATTTTCATCTATATTTAATTCTTTTATAACTGCTAACGATTGTGCCGCAAAAGCTTCATTTATTTCAAATATATCTATACTTTCAATATTAATATTATTTTTTTCAAGTAATTTTCTTGTTGAATATATAGGTCCAAGTCCCATATAATTAGGATCTAATCCACAATTTGCATATGAATTTATATATGCTAATATCTCAAGATTTAATTCTTTTGCTTTTTTTTCAGACATTAATAAAAGCATAGCAGCTCCATCATTTATACCTGTACTATTACCTGCTGTAACTATTCCGTTTTCAGTAAATGCAGGTTTTAGACTACTCAATTTATCTAATGTCTGTCCATATCTTATAAACTCATCTTTTGATACATTATTTATCGGCACTATTTCTTCATTAAATTTACCTATAATCGTTGCTTTCTCTGCCTTTAACTGACTTTTAAGAGAAAATTCATCTAATTGTTTTCTACTAAAATTATATTTTTTTACTATATTTTCAGCTGTAATACCCATATGGACATTAGAAAACGCATCAGTTAATCCATCTTTTAATATTGTTTCAATTGGTGTTGAACTCATATGTTCACAGCCCCCAACAACTACGATTTCATTTTCTCCGGATATAATAGAATTTGCACCTAAAGTTATTGCTTTCATCCCTGAGCCACAAACCATATTTACAGTATACGCACTCGTTTTTTGTGATAATCCGGTTTTTATTGCTATTTGTCTTGCAATATTTTGACCCCTATTTGATTGCAAAACATTTCCCATTATTACCTCATCTATCATATCATATGATATTTTAGATTTTTGTAGTAAATCTTTTAAAACAATAGATGACATATCAATTAAATCAATGTCATTAAATGTTTTTTTGTAAACACCGATAGCAGATCTTAATGCTCCTACTATTACTACTTTATTCATATCAAAACTTCCTCATCAGATATTGTATATTCCTTATTTTGCTTTAATATTTCATCAACATAATTTAAAAAGTCACTGCACTGCTCAATTGCAAATCCACAGTAATGTTCAGGGTTTAAAATATCACTAATATCTTCTTTTGTCATATTAATTCTTTTATCTTCTAATATATACTCGATAAGTTTATTAGCTTTTCCCTCTAATTTTATTTCTTTAGTTGCCTTCATAGAAAGCTGCCTTATAACTTCATGAATTTCTTGTCTATCTTGTCCTTTTTTTACTGCTTCCATTAATATATTTTCTGTTGCCATATATGGAAGTTCATTTAATAAGTTTTTTCTTATCATATTTTCATAAACAACACAATCTTTCATAATATTTATTAGTAGTATAAGTATACTATCTATTGCAAGAAATGATTGTGGTATAGAAAGTCTTTTATTTGCAGAATCATCTAAAGTTCTTTCAAACCACTGAGTTCCTGCAACCCATGCACCATTTTGACTATTTGAAATTACAAATTTAGCAAGCGACGAAACTCTTTCACATTTAATTGGATTTCTCTTATAAGCCATTGCAGAAGATCCAATTTGATCTTTTGAAAAGGGCTCTTCCATTTCTTTTAAATGTTGTAACAATCTAAAATCATTCGTAAGTTTTAATGATGATTGTGCTATTTGCGATAACATTTCTAAAACTCTTGAATCCTGTTTTCTATCATAAGTTTGACCACTAACAATTTGTTTTTTATCCATATTTGCATATTTGGTTACTTTTTCGTCCAAAGCTTTCATTTTTGAATAGTCATCTGAAAACAGTTCCTTAAAACTCGCACCAGTTCCTGTAGTTCCTTTAACTCCTCTAAATTTTAAATTATTAATCGTAAAATCTAGTTGTTCCAAATCTGAAATAAATGAATTTAGCCATAGTGTTGCTCTTTTACCTACAGTTGTAGGTTGTGCTGATTGAAAATGTGTATATCCTAAACATACAACTGCTTTATATTTATCTATAAAATTTCTTAAAGTTCTTATTAGTTCTAATAGCCTTTTTTTTACAAGTATAAGTGCTTCTTTAGTTTGTAATACATCTGTATTATCTCCAACATATGCAGATGTTGCACCCAAATGAATTATTTTTTTTGCATCTTTTAAACAATCTGAATAAGCGTGAATATGTGCCATTACATCATGTTTTAATTTTTTTTCATACTGATTTGCTAAATTGTAGTCAATATTTTCTATATTATTTTCCATCTCAATTAACATTTCATCAGTTATTACATCTATACCTAATTCTTTTTGAGATTTTGCTAATATATACCACAATTTTCTCCAAGTTTTAAATTTATTATCAGGAGAAAATATATACTTCATTTGATTACTTGCATATCTATCATTTAAAGGATTTTGGTATGTATCGTACATTAAAATTCTCCTCTGTATATATTTTGATTTCTATCAGGCCCTACTGATATCATTGTAATTTTACAATTTAAGTAATTTTCAATAAACTCAACATATTTTTTACAATTTTTAGGTAAATCTTCATATTTTTTTATTTTTGTAATATCTTCTTTCCAACCGTCTAATTCTTTATATATTACATTAACTTTTTTAGATTTTCTAAGCATACTAGGATATGTTGTATATTCAACACCATCTATTTCATATGCAACTGCAACTTTTATTTTTTCATATCCTGTTAAAACATCAAGTTTAGTAAGAACTATATCTGTTAATCCATCTATTAACACTGCATATTTACCTACAACTAAATCAAGCCACCCACATCTTCTTGGTCTTCCTGTCGTTGCTCCGTATTCATACCCTACTTTTCTTAAATTTTCTCCTATTTCATTATCTTGTTCTGTAGGAAAAGGTCCTTCTCCAACTCTTGTTGTATATGCTTTAATAACACCTAATATTCTATTAATTTTTGAAGGTGCTATTCCTGCTCCAACACAAACTCCACCTGCTGTTGGTGACGATGATGTAACATAAGGATATGTTCCATAATCAATATCAAGCATTAGTGCCTGAGCTCCTTCAAAAAGAACTTTTTTACCACTTGATATAGCTTCATTAATTTCAACTACACCATCTATTATCCTATGTTTTATTTTATCTGCTAAATAAACAAATTTAGTATAAACTTCTTCGATATCAAATGTTTCTTTTCCATATTTTTTCAAAATATCGTTTTTTTCATTTATATTCCATTCAAGCTTATCTCTAAATCTTGATAATTCTAATAAATCTCCCATTCTTATACCGTTTCTTGAAATTTTATCGTTATAAGCAGGACCTATACCTCTATTAGTCGTACCTATCTTATTTTCTCCCAATGCTTCTTCTTTAGCTTTGTCTATTGAAATATGATAAGGCATTATTATGTGTGCTCTTTCATCTATAAATAAATTATCAAGTTTTAAATCTCTTTCTTCTAATGCAGATATTTCATTTAATAAAACTTCAATGTCCACAACTACACCTGCACCTATAATACACTTACCTTTTGAATTAACTACCCCCGAAGGTAATAAATGAAGTATAAATTTCTTATCTCCTACAACTACTGTATGACCCGCATTATTTCCACCTTGAAATCTAACAACATAATCTGCATTTGGAGCTAAAACATCAATTATTTTTCCTTTTCCTTCATCTCCCCACTGAGTTCCTAAAACAACATAAGTATCTTTTTTCAAATTAAATCATCCTTCCATTTCAACATATC
Encoded here:
- a CDS encoding thiolase family protein, whose amino-acid sequence is MNKVVIVGALRSAIGVYKKTFNDIDLIDMSSIVLKDLLQKSKISYDMIDEVIMGNVLQSNRGQNIARQIAIKTGLSQKTSAYTVNMVCGSGMKAITLGANSIISGENEIVVVGGCEHMSSTPIETILKDGLTDAFSNVHMGITAENIVKKYNFSRKQLDEFSLKSQLKAEKATIIGKFNEEIVPINNVSKDEFIRYGQTLDKLSSLKPAFTENGIVTAGNSTGINDGAAMLLLMSEKKAKELNLEILAYINSYANCGLDPNYMGLGPIYSTRKLLEKNNINIESIDIFEINEAFAAQSLAVIKELNIDENKVNVNGGAIALGHPIGASGARIVVSLVHEMIREEHKRGIASLCIGGGQGISILLTRGELK
- a CDS encoding hydroxymethylglutaryl-CoA reductase, degradative, giving the protein MCDFKGFYKKTREQRLDILKSNNIIDENAYNYLLESKILSNEIASKMVENQLSVYGLPFSVATNFIINNTSYIIPMVVEEPSVVAAASNGAKIVGNISTSMEKRYMIGQISYYDVLDIEKAKKYIHDNEKKLLKLADLAHESIVNLGGGAKKITVEEKGDFLIVYLYVDVLDAMGANIINTMLETIAPIICENISSKRLMSIISNYSTNSVAYANCKIKVEKELGEKIQKAYEFALVDEYRAVTNNKGIFNGVDALAIATGNDWRAIEACGNSYACRNGRYEPLTKWEYKDGYLYGSIELAIPIATVGGSIKLNELSKISLQILKNPNANMLSQIAVALGLVQNFAALRALVTDGIQKGHMKLQANSVALLAGANKDEVEIIVSKIIENGKIDIDNAKKILKEVRNECTR
- the purB gene encoding adenylosuccinate lyase — encoded protein: MYDTYQNPLNDRYASNQMKYIFSPDNKFKTWRKLWYILAKSQKELGIDVITDEMLIEMENNIENIDYNLANQYEKKLKHDVMAHIHAYSDCLKDAKKIIHLGATSAYVGDNTDVLQTKEALILVKKRLLELIRTLRNFIDKYKAVVCLGYTHFQSAQPTTVGKRATLWLNSFISDLEQLDFTINNLKFRGVKGTTGTGASFKELFSDDYSKMKALDEKVTKYANMDKKQIVSGQTYDRKQDSRVLEMLSQIAQSSLKLTNDFRLLQHLKEMEEPFSKDQIGSSAMAYKRNPIKCERVSSLAKFVISNSQNGAWVAGTQWFERTLDDSANKRLSIPQSFLAIDSILILLINIMKDCVVYENMIRKNLLNELPYMATENILMEAVKKGQDRQEIHEVIRQLSMKATKEIKLEGKANKLIEYILEDKRINMTKEDISDILNPEHYCGFAIEQCSDFLNYVDEILKQNKEYTISDEEVLI
- a CDS encoding adenylosuccinate synthase, whose amino-acid sequence is MKKDTYVVLGTQWGDEGKGKIIDVLAPNADYVVRFQGGNNAGHTVVVGDKKFILHLLPSGVVNSKGKCIIGAGVVVDIEVLLNEISALEERDLKLDNLFIDERAHIIMPYHISIDKAKEEALGENKIGTTNRGIGPAYNDKISRNGIRMGDLLELSRFRDKLEWNINEKNDILKKYGKETFDIEEVYTKFVYLADKIKHRIIDGVVEINEAISSGKKVLFEGAQALMLDIDYGTYPYVTSSSPTAGGVCVGAGIAPSKINRILGVIKAYTTRVGEGPFPTEQDNEIGENLRKVGYEYGATTGRPRRCGWLDLVVGKYAVLIDGLTDIVLTKLDVLTGYEKIKVAVAYEIDGVEYTTYPSMLRKSKKVNVIYKELDGWKEDITKIKKYEDLPKNCKKYVEFIENYLNCKITMISVGPDRNQNIYRGEF
- a CDS encoding hydroxymethylglutaryl-CoA synthase, translating into MKIGIDRIGAYIPSLYLDIADLAESRGIDKNKFLIGLGQEKMAIAPVTQDIVTLGAMASLQILDDDTKEKIDMIIVGTETGLDHSKSSAVQIKEILGINDYCRCFEIKQACYGATAGLQLAYDHILRNPESKVLIVASDIAKYGVKSSGESTQGAGAVAMLISSSPRILDIETDGVYYTKDIDDFFRPNNECYPVVNGALSKDVYLDFLCKVYERYSKKYDKNIDDFSAICFHIPYPKLGYKGLKLIAPENKKLDDEFHNSIIYNKKVGNIYTGSMFLNFLSLIENSKTLKPNDRIGFYSYGSGAVAEFFSGTLVEGYEKVLNKNYHQNLLNNRRKITIEEYENIFFEKVENGILYENKYNDNIWFKGVFDNVRKYGKK